A portion of the Parasedimentitalea marina genome contains these proteins:
- the panB gene encoding 3-methyl-2-oxobutanoate hydroxymethyltransferase gives MSATAKKTASSAEDIRACKGKTPIVSLTAYTTPMARFMDAHCDFVLVGDSVGMVLHGLTSTLGVTMDMMIMHGQAVARGLQSALMVIDMPFGSYEETPQQAFRNAARLMAETGAGAVKLEGGVEMAETIRFLVARGIPVMAHIGLTPQSVNTLGGYKVQGRDEQADKVLADARAVADAGAFSVVLEKVPQKLADQITADVAIPTIGIGASAGCDGQILVVDDMLGFFTAFKAKFVKRYAQLGDDAEAAIAAYAAEVRAREFPAPEHVFADQAPKKSAQKK, from the coding sequence ATGAGCGCCACTGCCAAAAAGACGGCCTCTAGTGCCGAAGACATTCGCGCCTGTAAAGGCAAAACCCCCATCGTGAGCCTGACCGCATATACCACGCCGATGGCGCGATTCATGGATGCCCATTGTGATTTTGTTCTGGTGGGCGACAGTGTCGGCATGGTGCTGCACGGGTTGACCTCGACGCTGGGCGTGACGATGGACATGATGATCATGCATGGTCAGGCAGTGGCCCGCGGGTTGCAGTCTGCATTGATGGTAATCGATATGCCGTTTGGGTCCTATGAGGAAACACCACAGCAAGCATTTCGCAATGCGGCCCGGCTGATGGCCGAGACCGGTGCTGGTGCGGTCAAACTGGAGGGCGGCGTGGAGATGGCTGAAACTATTCGGTTTTTGGTCGCGCGTGGCATTCCGGTCATGGCCCACATCGGTCTAACGCCACAGTCGGTCAACACATTGGGCGGCTACAAGGTCCAGGGCAGGGACGAGCAGGCAGACAAGGTGCTGGCCGACGCGCGTGCAGTGGCAGATGCCGGGGCGTTTTCGGTTGTACTGGAAAAAGTGCCGCAAAAATTGGCGGATCAGATCACTGCAGATGTTGCAATCCCAACTATCGGAATTGGGGCCTCGGCCGGGTGTGATGGGCAGATTCTGGTTGTCGATGACATGCTTGGATTCTTTACGGCGTTTAAGGCCAAGTTCGTCAAGCGTTATGCCCAACTGGGCGACGATGCCGAAGCCGCGATTGCCGCCTATGCGGCTGAAGTGCGCGCGCGGGAATTCCCCGCGCCCGAGCACGTCTTTGCAGATCAAGCCCCCAAGAAGAGCGCCCAAAAAAAATGA
- the panC gene encoding pantoate--beta-alanine ligase, whose product MTAPILRRLSELRAKHADWIQDGETVAVVPTMGALHAGHLSLVEAACAACDRVIVTIFVNPRQFNNAADLANYPRTEFEDAKKLSGLDVDVIYVPDGDQIYPVGYSSNVSVSGVADVLEGEFRPGHFDGVATVVAKLFLQTGAHQAFFGQKDFQQLMVVTRMARDLDIPIKVIGCPTVREVSGLAMSSRNLRLSAEGLDRAAKLYPIMQQVVARLAGGEGFAPLADEARSKLAAAGFNDIEYFDLRCAEQLQLLERPTRPARLLVAAWMDGIRLIDNIAVDVLTV is encoded by the coding sequence ATGACAGCCCCAATTTTGCGCCGCCTTAGTGAGCTGCGTGCCAAGCATGCGGACTGGATTCAGGACGGGGAAACCGTTGCCGTGGTGCCGACCATGGGTGCGCTGCATGCAGGCCATCTGTCCCTGGTCGAAGCGGCCTGTGCAGCATGCGATCGGGTGATCGTGACTATTTTTGTCAATCCGCGTCAGTTCAACAATGCCGCTGATCTGGCCAATTACCCCCGCACTGAATTTGAGGACGCAAAAAAGCTGTCTGGGTTAGATGTAGATGTGATCTATGTCCCCGACGGCGATCAGATTTACCCCGTAGGATATTCGTCCAATGTCTCGGTCTCTGGAGTGGCAGATGTGCTGGAAGGTGAATTCCGACCCGGTCATTTCGACGGGGTAGCCACGGTGGTGGCCAAATTGTTTCTGCAAACCGGGGCACATCAGGCCTTTTTCGGCCAGAAGGACTTTCAGCAGTTGATGGTGGTCACGCGCATGGCGCGCGATTTGGATATCCCGATAAAGGTGATTGGGTGTCCAACCGTGCGGGAGGTATCGGGATTGGCGATGTCCTCGCGCAATTTACGGCTGTCGGCCGAGGGCCTGGATCGGGCAGCAAAACTGTATCCGATCATGCAGCAGGTCGTAGCGCGGCTGGCGGGTGGCGAGGGTTTTGCACCACTGGCTGATGAGGCGCGCAGCAAATTGGCGGCGGCAGGGTTCAATGATATTGAATATTTCGACCTGCGCTGCGCCGAGCAATTGCAACTGCTGGAACGCCCAACACGTCCCGCCCGATTATTGGTGGCGGCCTGGATGGACGGCATTCGGTTGATCGACAATATCGCGGTTGATGTACTAACGGTTTAG
- the glpK gene encoding glycerol kinase GlpK — translation MTYILAIDQGTTSTRAILFDDQMQVAGSAQQEFPQHFPQAGWVEHDPEDLWTTTIETCRRVMADLDVTAGEIAGIGITNQRETTVVWDRKTGKAIHNAIVWQDRRTTPICEALREAGHEALISHQTGLLLDPYFSGTKLSWILDQVPGSREQAGNGDLLVGTVDSFLIWRLTGGASHVTDATNAARTLMYDIRNGAWSAEICDVLNVPMAMLPEVKDSAADFGVIQADILGGEIPVLGVAGDQQAATIGQACFRPGMMKSTYGTGCFALLNTGETPVVSSNRMLTTIAYQLDGKPTYALEGSIFIAGAAVQWLRDGMGMIENAGQTGELAPQADPGQDVLLVPAFTGLGAPYWQPDSRGAVFGLTRNSGPAELARAALQSVGYQTRDLWEAMRADWGGETDVTLRVDGGMSASDWTMQSLSDLLGAAVDRPVMQETTALGAAWLAGMRAGIYPDQERFAETWALDRQFTPQLAAESREAAYARWKRAVQAVIGV, via the coding sequence ATGACTTATATTCTGGCAATCGATCAAGGTACGACGTCTACTCGAGCAATATTGTTCGATGACCAGATGCAGGTCGCAGGCAGTGCGCAACAAGAGTTTCCTCAGCATTTTCCACAGGCGGGTTGGGTTGAGCACGACCCAGAAGATCTGTGGACCACCACGATTGAGACGTGTCGCAGGGTGATGGCGGACTTGGATGTCACGGCTGGCGAAATTGCTGGGATTGGCATTACAAACCAACGCGAGACCACCGTGGTTTGGGACCGTAAGACAGGCAAGGCAATCCATAATGCGATCGTCTGGCAGGATCGTCGGACCACCCCGATCTGTGAGGCGCTGCGGGAGGCAGGTCATGAGGCATTGATCAGCCATCAGACCGGGTTATTGCTGGATCCGTATTTCTCGGGGACCAAGCTGAGCTGGATTCTGGATCAGGTGCCCGGCAGCCGGGAGCAGGCGGGGAATGGCGATCTGTTGGTTGGCACGGTGGACAGCTTTCTGATTTGGCGGCTGACCGGCGGCGCGTCACATGTGACCGATGCCACCAATGCGGCGCGGACATTGATGTATGATATCCGCAACGGGGCGTGGAGCGCCGAGATCTGCGATGTACTGAACGTACCGATGGCCATGCTGCCCGAGGTCAAAGACAGTGCTGCCGATTTTGGTGTGATACAGGCCGATATTCTGGGCGGCGAAATTCCGGTTCTGGGGGTCGCGGGCGACCAGCAGGCGGCTACGATCGGTCAGGCCTGTTTTCGCCCGGGCATGATGAAATCAACCTATGGCACCGGGTGTTTTGCGCTGCTGAATACGGGCGAAACGCCTGTGGTTTCAAGCAATCGGATGCTGACCACTATCGCCTATCAACTGGACGGCAAACCTACCTATGCGCTGGAAGGGTCCATCTTTATTGCAGGCGCTGCAGTGCAGTGGCTGCGTGATGGCATGGGTATGATCGAAAACGCGGGTCAGACGGGTGAATTGGCTCCTCAGGCCGATCCGGGTCAGGATGTGTTGCTGGTGCCTGCCTTTACCGGCCTTGGCGCGCCCTATTGGCAGCCCGACAGCCGCGGGGCGGTGTTTGGTCTGACCCGCAATTCGGGGCCTGCTGAATTGGCGCGGGCGGCCTTGCAGAGCGTGGGATACCAGACCCGCGATCTATGGGAGGCGATGCGCGCGGATTGGGGCGGAGAGACAGATGTCACCCTGCGGGTTGATGGCGGTATGAGTGCCAGCGACTGGACCATGCAGAGCCTGTCTGACCTGCTGGGTGCGGCGGTGGATCGGCCGGTGATGCAGGAAACCACCGCGCTGGGCGCGGCCTGGCTGGCTGGGATGCGGGCCGGGATTTATCCTGATCAGGAGAGGTTTGCCGAGACCTGGGCATTGGACCGCCAGTTCACGCCGCAACTGGCAGCGGAAAGTCGCGAGGCTGCCTATGCCCGCTGGAAGCGGGCTGTACAGGCGGTGATCGGGGTTTGA
- a CDS encoding flavin-dependent oxidoreductase — protein MTILIAGGGIAGLTLGLTLHQIGVSFHIYEATAEIKPMGVGINLQPNAVRELLDLGLADELDAIGVKTQQYGFYSKLGKTIWEEPRGTWAGYAWPQYSVHRGALQMMLYRVLLDRAGPDCITTGARASGFENTASGASLLLADGRRIDGDLIVAADGIHSALRAQIAPDEGAPIWNGRILWRATTRAKAFLGGASMVMIGHDEVRLVAYPISTPDENGIATLNWIAEKSFDRSAAWKKEDWNRAADINDFLPDFANWQFDWIDVPALIKAAEVVYEYPMVDRDPLDRWTFGNVTLMGDAAHPTYPIGSNGAGQAIIDARVIGARILQHGITTAALQAFEDEVRPIATSVARANRSGNGPDAVLQQVEDLCGGDFDDINTVIPVTKLAAHAEKYKTLAGFSIKTLNAKPSIITAGARV, from the coding sequence ATGACCATTCTCATCGCAGGCGGCGGTATCGCAGGGCTGACTCTCGGGCTGACACTGCACCAAATTGGCGTGTCGTTTCATATCTATGAGGCCACAGCCGAAATCAAACCCATGGGCGTTGGCATCAACCTGCAACCCAATGCTGTGCGTGAGCTACTGGATCTGGGTCTGGCAGACGAACTGGACGCCATTGGCGTCAAAACGCAGCAATACGGCTTCTATTCCAAACTAGGCAAAACCATTTGGGAAGAGCCGCGTGGAACCTGGGCCGGCTATGCCTGGCCGCAATATTCGGTACATCGCGGCGCCTTGCAGATGATGCTCTATCGGGTTTTGCTCGACCGTGCAGGACCTGACTGTATCACCACCGGCGCCCGTGCCAGTGGCTTTGAGAACACCGCAAGCGGTGCGTCACTGCTGCTTGCCGATGGTCGTCGAATTGACGGCGATCTGATTGTCGCCGCCGATGGCATCCACTCTGCTTTGCGTGCACAGATTGCACCGGACGAGGGCGCACCCATTTGGAACGGCCGCATTTTGTGGCGGGCTACAACCCGGGCAAAGGCCTTCTTAGGTGGCGCCTCCATGGTGATGATCGGCCATGATGAGGTCCGACTGGTCGCCTATCCGATTTCAACCCCGGATGAAAACGGCATCGCGACCCTCAATTGGATCGCCGAGAAAAGCTTTGATCGATCCGCAGCGTGGAAAAAGGAAGACTGGAACCGGGCTGCGGATATCAACGACTTCCTACCCGATTTTGCCAATTGGCAGTTTGACTGGATCGACGTTCCGGCCCTGATCAAAGCGGCCGAGGTGGTCTATGAATACCCGATGGTCGACCGGGATCCCTTGGATCGATGGACTTTCGGCAATGTTACCCTGATGGGGGATGCCGCACATCCAACCTATCCCATTGGCTCTAATGGGGCCGGACAGGCGATCATTGATGCGCGTGTGATCGGCGCCCGCATCCTTCAGCACGGCATCACCACAGCGGCACTGCAGGCGTTCGAGGATGAGGTCCGCCCCATTGCCACCAGTGTGGCGCGCGCCAACCGGTCAGGCAACGGCCCCGACGCTGTCTTGCAACAGGTCGAGGACCTTTGTGGTGGGGATTTCGACGACATCAACACTGTGATCCCGGTGACTAAACTGGCTGCCCACGCCGAGAAATACAAGACACTGGCCGGGTTCTCGATCAAGACCCTGAACGCAAAACCAAGCATCATCACGGCGGGCGCTCGGGTCTAA
- a CDS encoding isopentenyl-diphosphate Delta-isomerase, with protein sequence MNSLIPAWVDGVLTPVDKLYAHETGLKHKAVSVFVVKGLEILLQRRALGKYHTPGLWANTCCTHPMWGEQPSSCAVRRMEQELGITGLYPEFRHHLEYRADVGNDMVEHEAVDIFLTHVHHPLALDVNPDEVMDTRWVNYHDLLAEVARYPGRFTPWLKIYLQNYADVIFGPDLIIASKT encoded by the coding sequence ATGAACTCTTTAATCCCAGCCTGGGTGGACGGTGTCCTTACCCCTGTCGACAAGCTTTACGCCCATGAAACGGGTTTGAAACACAAGGCGGTTTCAGTGTTTGTCGTCAAAGGTCTAGAAATCTTGCTTCAGCGCAGGGCCTTGGGCAAGTATCACACACCGGGCCTTTGGGCGAATACCTGCTGCACCCATCCAATGTGGGGGGAACAACCCTCTTCCTGTGCGGTGCGCCGGATGGAGCAGGAACTGGGTATCACGGGCCTCTATCCGGAGTTTCGCCATCATCTGGAATATCGCGCTGACGTCGGCAATGACATGGTCGAGCATGAGGCCGTTGATATCTTTTTGACCCATGTGCACCATCCGCTCGCGTTGGATGTGAACCCGGATGAGGTCATGGATACCCGTTGGGTCAATTACCATGATTTACTGGCCGAAGTGGCTCGTTACCCCGGACGGTTCACGCCCTGGCTGAAAATCTATTTGCAAAACTATGCCGATGTCATTTTTGGCCCAGATTTGATTATCGCCTCCAAGACTTGA
- a CDS encoding c-type cytochrome — translation MKLFAAAAFVSLLAAPAFAEGDIAKGLKSFNKCKACHSVVSDDGEVFVKGGKTGPNLWGLPGRVAGTTEGFKYSKDMVAAGEGGLVWDEEQFVGFVTNPKEFLRTETGNAKAKSKMSFKLKKGGEDIFAFLASVSPAPAAEPAEEAAEEPASN, via the coding sequence ATGAAACTATTCGCCGCAGCTGCGTTCGTCAGCCTCCTCGCCGCACCCGCATTTGCTGAGGGTGACATCGCCAAGGGCCTAAAATCTTTTAACAAGTGCAAAGCGTGCCACAGCGTCGTCTCGGACGATGGTGAAGTCTTCGTCAAAGGCGGCAAGACAGGTCCGAACCTCTGGGGCCTTCCTGGCCGTGTTGCCGGCACCACTGAAGGCTTCAAATACAGCAAGGATATGGTAGCCGCAGGCGAAGGTGGTCTGGTTTGGGACGAAGAGCAATTCGTTGGCTTTGTCACCAACCCCAAAGAATTCCTAAGAACCGAAACAGGCAACGCCAAGGCCAAGTCGAAAATGTCCTTCAAGCTGAAAAAAGGCGGCGAAGACATCTTTGCCTTCCTCGCCAGTGTCAGCCCGGCTCCGGCCGCTGAGCCCGCTGAAGAAGCCGCCGAAGAGCCTGCCAGCAACTGA
- a CDS encoding P1 family peptidase: MKPGPKNLITDVPGLKVGNAQDDTLKSGTTVLTADQAFTASVHVMGGAPGTRETDLLAPDKSVARVDALTLSGGSSYGLDACSGVVDALRAAGRGYKLGPAVIPLVPGAILFDLLNGGAKDWQDNPYRALGRAAFDAAAEDFALGTAGAGTGALTAMVKGGLGSASFVLDNGITVGALVASNPIGAVTTPGDRHFWAAPFEVDGEFGGLGPDPAAGLGRNLDSRKMASMMAQANGQSLPQDRGNTTIAIVATDATLSKAQCQRLAIAAHDGIGRATVPAHSPGDGDLVFALSTESHALQNAESDLALIGHAASLCLSRAIARAAYCANPMPGDLLPSWKSPD, from the coding sequence ATGAAGCCCGGCCCCAAGAACCTGATCACCGATGTCCCCGGCCTGAAAGTCGGTAATGCACAGGATGACACTCTGAAATCCGGCACCACAGTCTTGACCGCAGATCAGGCATTTACGGCCTCAGTCCATGTGATGGGCGGGGCTCCGGGGACCCGCGAAACAGACCTGCTGGCACCCGATAAATCAGTGGCGAGAGTAGACGCACTGACCCTGTCTGGCGGTTCGTCCTATGGGCTGGATGCCTGTAGCGGAGTGGTGGACGCTCTGCGGGCCGCAGGTCGGGGCTACAAACTGGGACCGGCAGTGATCCCTCTGGTTCCGGGGGCAATCCTGTTTGACCTGTTGAATGGCGGTGCCAAGGATTGGCAAGACAACCCTTACCGCGCGCTGGGTCGGGCTGCGTTTGACGCCGCCGCCGAGGATTTTGCCCTCGGCACGGCGGGTGCGGGCACCGGCGCGTTGACTGCGATGGTTAAGGGCGGTCTGGGATCGGCGTCCTTTGTACTGGATAATGGCATCACAGTTGGCGCACTGGTCGCATCCAATCCTATTGGTGCGGTCACCACACCCGGAGACCGGCATTTCTGGGCCGCTCCGTTTGAAGTCGACGGTGAATTTGGCGGTTTGGGACCGGACCCAGCTGCAGGGTTGGGGCGAAATCTCGATAGTCGCAAGATGGCAAGCATGATGGCTCAGGCCAATGGCCAGTCGCTGCCCCAGGATCGTGGCAATACAACAATTGCCATCGTCGCCACCGATGCAACACTCAGCAAGGCCCAGTGTCAACGACTGGCCATAGCGGCGCATGATGGTATCGGACGCGCCACGGTGCCGGCGCATTCACCGGGGGATGGCGATTTGGTTTTCGCCCTCAGCACCGAATCCCATGCCCTGCAAAACGCCGAATCCGATCTGGCACTCATCGGACATGCGGCATCACTGTGCCTTAGTCGGGCCATTGCCCGAGCGGCATATTGTGCCAATCCCATGCCCGGCGATCTTCTTCCCAGCTGGAAAAGCCCGGATTAA
- a CDS encoding cupin domain-containing protein, with product MSRVNLAEKLALFSTHWDPKVIADYNDNDIMVVKFQGEYPFHNHMDTDDFFLVLEGEMVMDIEGQDPEVVRAGEIYIVPKGVTHRPRAQNECKVLLIEPKGEPNSGDPATAAPKPRI from the coding sequence ATGAGCCGTGTCAATCTCGCCGAAAAACTGGCGCTATTCTCGACCCACTGGGACCCCAAGGTTATTGCAGACTACAATGACAACGACATCATGGTGGTGAAATTTCAGGGCGAATACCCCTTTCACAACCATATGGACACCGATGACTTCTTCCTGGTTCTCGAAGGCGAGATGGTCATGGATATCGAAGGCCAAGACCCCGAAGTGGTCCGCGCTGGCGAGATCTACATCGTCCCCAAGGGCGTAACGCACCGCCCGCGCGCCCAGAACGAATGCAAGGTTCTGCTGATTGAACCCAAAGGGGAACCCAACTCTGGCGATCCGGCAACTGCTGCGCCAAAACCAAGGATCTGA
- a CDS encoding SDR family oxidoreductase: MRLNGKTAIVTGGASGFGAGIVQKFLTEGAQVMIADINGAAATEMAENFGASCIAQQVDVANRSSVDAMAQAAIAAFGHVDILINNAGITHLPTPLDEVSEDDFDRVFNVNMKSVYLTARALVPHMKSLQSGAILNVASTAGVSPRPNLNWYNASKGWMITATKAMAVELASQGIRVNAINPVAGETPLLKSFMGEDTPEKRAQFISTIPIGRFSTPEDMGNAACYLCSDEASMVTGVAMEVDGGRCI; the protein is encoded by the coding sequence ATGCGCCTGAACGGAAAAACCGCCATCGTCACCGGAGGTGCCTCAGGATTTGGCGCCGGAATCGTGCAGAAATTCCTGACCGAAGGCGCCCAAGTGATGATCGCTGACATCAATGGCGCCGCGGCCACCGAAATGGCTGAAAACTTCGGTGCGAGCTGTATCGCGCAGCAGGTGGATGTCGCCAACCGTTCCTCTGTTGATGCCATGGCGCAGGCCGCAATCGCTGCCTTTGGCCATGTCGATATACTGATCAACAACGCCGGTATCACCCACCTGCCAACCCCTTTGGATGAGGTCAGCGAAGACGATTTTGACCGTGTCTTCAATGTGAATATGAAATCAGTCTACCTCACCGCCCGGGCTTTGGTTCCGCATATGAAATCGCTCCAGTCCGGTGCTATCCTTAACGTTGCCTCGACGGCTGGGGTCAGCCCACGTCCCAATCTAAACTGGTACAACGCCTCCAAGGGGTGGATGATCACGGCAACCAAGGCGATGGCGGTTGAACTGGCATCGCAGGGGATCCGGGTGAACGCCATCAACCCCGTCGCCGGCGAAACTCCATTGTTGAAATCCTTCATGGGGGAAGACACCCCTGAAAAACGTGCGCAGTTTATCTCGACGATTCCAATAGGCCGCTTTTCCACTCCCGAGGACATGGGTAATGCTGCCTGCTATCTTTGCTCGGACGAGGCCAGCATGGTGACTGGCGTCGCGATGGAAGTCGACGGGGGGCGCTGCATATGA
- the arfB gene encoding alternative ribosome rescue aminoacyl-tRNA hydrolase ArfB, whose translation MLRINDTIALQDWELTEHFVRASGPGGQNVNKVATAVELRFEADRSPALTGPVKTRLKRLAGRRWTKEGALILQCDETRSQQRNRDIVRDRLADLIRKALIAPKRRIATKPTRGSVQRRITAKKQRSVLKTTRGKIGDD comes from the coding sequence ATGCTGCGCATCAACGACACTATCGCGTTGCAAGACTGGGAATTGACCGAACACTTTGTCCGCGCCTCGGGTCCCGGCGGACAGAACGTGAATAAAGTCGCGACGGCCGTTGAACTCCGGTTCGAGGCTGATCGGTCCCCCGCCTTAACCGGACCCGTCAAAACCCGCCTGAAACGATTGGCAGGGCGTCGCTGGACCAAAGAGGGCGCACTGATCTTGCAATGTGATGAAACCCGATCACAGCAACGCAACCGCGATATTGTACGCGATCGTCTGGCCGATCTGATTCGCAAGGCACTGATCGCCCCCAAACGCCGTATCGCGACCAAGCCAACCCGCGGATCAGTTCAACGCCGCATCACAGCCAAGAAACAGCGCAGCGTCTTGAAAACGACGCGGGGTAAAATTGGCGACGATTGA
- a CDS encoding queuosine precursor transporter, which translates to MTRIHLPGILAMATIVVASNILVQFLFGQWLTWGAFTYPIAFLVTDVMNRVYGEGPARKVVLIGFVVGVICSLIGTQIMGEFGPLVTLRIAIGSGLAFLTAQMLDISIFSALRKGAWWRAPLASTLVGSLVDTALFFTIAFSAALVWIEPANDVSWAGEMLPLLGFGPMAPLWVSLACADWAVKLSLALIALVPFRIIVRKLSPGTT; encoded by the coding sequence ATGACACGCATACATCTTCCCGGAATTCTCGCCATGGCAACAATTGTCGTGGCTTCCAATATCTTAGTACAGTTCCTGTTCGGCCAATGGCTAACTTGGGGCGCATTCACCTATCCGATTGCCTTTTTGGTCACCGATGTAATGAATCGCGTCTATGGAGAAGGTCCGGCCCGCAAGGTTGTACTTATCGGTTTTGTTGTTGGTGTAATCTGCTCACTGATCGGCACGCAGATCATGGGTGAATTTGGTCCCTTGGTTACGCTGCGTATCGCCATTGGCTCGGGCCTCGCGTTCCTTACTGCGCAGATGTTGGATATCTCGATTTTCTCAGCCCTGCGCAAAGGTGCCTGGTGGCGTGCACCGTTGGCGTCAACATTGGTTGGGTCACTCGTTGATACCGCTCTCTTTTTCACCATCGCCTTTTCAGCGGCACTGGTCTGGATCGAACCAGCCAATGATGTCTCTTGGGCCGGCGAAATGCTGCCGCTGCTCGGCTTTGGCCCAATGGCCCCGCTTTGGGTTTCATTGGCCTGTGCAGACTGGGCTGTAAAGCTATCGCTTGCGCTGATCGCTCTGGTCCCTTTCCGCATCATCGTGCGGAAGCTATCCCCCGGCACCACATGA
- a CDS encoding esterase-like activity of phytase family protein: MRLGTAIKLTLGLALAATLGIVAHAANRPETINTASYLGSYTWQINAKWFGGLSALSLSPDGCSMTILSDRATLATAQIDRDVGQISGIEIKSVHKLRASTGGVLKGFTKDSEGLAIAPDGTIYVSFEGISRVARHRKASSRAEVLPRPKAFRRLPINKALEALASDARGHLYTLPENALNSDGQIPVWRWNGRKWSTPFTLPPKGGFFPVSADFGPDGRFYLLERDYGFFGFRSRLRRWDFTEKGPKNEQILLQTSSGRHDNLEGLSVWRDATGRLRATMVSDDNFLILQRTELVEYSLPD, from the coding sequence ATGCGCCTCGGTACTGCAATCAAACTAACGCTCGGCTTGGCCCTTGCAGCAACTCTGGGGATTGTTGCCCATGCTGCAAACCGTCCTGAAACAATTAACACTGCGTCCTATTTGGGCAGTTACACCTGGCAGATTAACGCAAAATGGTTTGGCGGCCTCTCTGCGCTTTCGCTTAGCCCAGATGGCTGTTCCATGACCATTCTCAGTGATCGCGCCACCCTCGCCACTGCTCAGATCGATCGCGACGTAGGCCAGATATCCGGGATCGAAATTAAGTCAGTGCATAAATTACGCGCCTCCACCGGAGGGGTTTTGAAAGGTTTTACCAAAGACAGCGAAGGGCTCGCTATTGCCCCCGATGGAACCATCTACGTCTCTTTTGAGGGAATCTCGCGGGTGGCACGCCACCGCAAAGCAAGCAGTCGCGCCGAAGTGTTGCCACGCCCCAAAGCATTCCGCAGACTGCCAATCAACAAGGCGCTAGAGGCCCTTGCAAGTGATGCACGCGGACACCTCTACACCTTGCCGGAAAACGCATTGAACAGTGACGGCCAAATTCCTGTCTGGCGCTGGAATGGTCGAAAATGGTCGACCCCCTTTACCCTTCCACCCAAAGGCGGCTTTTTTCCTGTCAGTGCCGACTTTGGCCCCGATGGTCGCTTTTACCTACTTGAACGCGATTACGGGTTTTTCGGATTTCGCAGTCGGTTGCGCCGATGGGATTTCACCGAAAAAGGCCCCAAAAACGAACAGATCCTGTTGCAGACGTCCTCTGGCCGGCATGACAATCTGGAAGGACTTTCGGTCTGGCGTGACGCCACTGGGCGCCTTCGGGCCACAATGGTGTCCGACGACAATTTCCTGATATTGCAACGCACAGAATTAGTAGAATACTCCCTTCCCGACTAA
- the mepA gene encoding penicillin-insensitive murein endopeptidase, protein MFLVFCLTSTASGETAAKQLFGAKPSGSDQKPAPFGSYAKGCVAGAVQLPETGATWQAMRLSRNRNWGHPETIDFIEKLSRFAAKQRGWDGLYIGDISQPRGGPMLSGHRSHQVGLDVDIWMLPPERLDLNNRQRENLSSISMRRANGAYVNSSWTPQHHAILRAAAKDKRVARIFVFPGAKVQMCNDETGDRRWLRKIRPWWGHHYHFHVRLKCPKGARGCTNQAAPPKGDGCADAQTWVNDILNPPPPKPVDPNAPKPKPRREYTLSDLPKQCASVLQSN, encoded by the coding sequence TTGTTCCTCGTTTTTTGTTTAACCAGTACGGCAAGCGGTGAAACCGCGGCCAAGCAACTGTTTGGAGCCAAGCCCAGCGGATCAGATCAAAAACCGGCACCCTTTGGTTCCTATGCCAAAGGCTGCGTGGCTGGTGCAGTTCAACTGCCCGAAACAGGGGCCACCTGGCAGGCCATGCGACTGTCACGTAACCGCAATTGGGGCCATCCCGAAACTATTGATTTCATAGAAAAACTCAGCCGATTTGCAGCCAAACAACGCGGCTGGGACGGGTTGTACATTGGCGACATCAGCCAACCTCGCGGGGGTCCGATGCTGTCCGGTCATCGCAGCCACCAGGTCGGTCTTGATGTCGATATCTGGATGCTGCCACCTGAACGGCTGGACCTGAACAACAGGCAACGCGAAAACCTGTCTTCCATTTCAATGCGCCGTGCCAACGGAGCTTATGTAAATTCCAGCTGGACGCCTCAGCATCACGCCATTTTGCGCGCCGCAGCAAAAGACAAACGAGTGGCCAGGATATTTGTGTTCCCTGGCGCCAAGGTGCAAATGTGCAATGATGAGACCGGCGACCGTCGTTGGTTGCGCAAAATTCGTCCCTGGTGGGGACACCATTATCATTTCCATGTGCGTTTAAAGTGCCCCAAGGGGGCCCGTGGATGCACCAATCAGGCTGCACCACCAAAAGGTGACGGATGCGCAGATGCCCAGACCTGGGTTAATGATATCCTGAATCCACCCCCCCCCAAACCGGTTGACCCCAACGCACCAAAGCCTAAACCTCGCCGCGAATACACTTTGTCGGATTTACCAAAACAATGCGCCTCGGTACTGCAATCAAACTAA